One part of the Paenibacillus silvisoli genome encodes these proteins:
- a CDS encoding TIGR02677 family protein: METNTYNQKAGILAQSLRGIPELKYVNADNVVRYRAIMRFCYQEYKRLRYWLKPDDVHEALVDWQVWPGYTLEMCQHDLDQLVEWNNLTARHDGGRSSTLEEYLKKKMQYFMRPYSIEIERLLETLEKVTGFGGSLEASLFDRIADSLFAIRRDVYVMQPETALELWNTLYRSFVSLHENAADYIASLQTARAEEMMVTEAFLVFKEKLTEYLQQFVQALQRSSYRIEGNLLRINEMIMEQFLERVVEGELSKPRLEEGPSEEELMEELQQGFANIQRWFIGEGNAYSELTLLERATKDAIARIVRSAIRIQERKRSGLSRKKELEHLARWFSESGSTEDAHRLAAHAFGLFPTRHLQGEDLRESDRADMSSWEEKPMIRLLRSRSRKRGERQHSEPVVNNEKRKQQEREAFKLRQAEEWRMIERLLRRGQVQMSELGVLSSQERIRLLQWISRCMTAGTSRSFVTPEGVRIRLSRPRVAGDRTMLYAEDGELELENYELHFTLTEAYVEAAASGELN, encoded by the coding sequence ATGGAAACGAATACTTACAACCAAAAGGCTGGAATATTAGCCCAGTCATTGCGGGGCATACCGGAATTGAAATATGTTAATGCGGATAACGTCGTTCGGTATCGAGCGATAATGAGATTTTGTTATCAGGAATATAAAAGGCTGCGTTATTGGCTAAAGCCGGACGACGTGCATGAGGCGCTCGTCGATTGGCAGGTGTGGCCGGGCTATACGCTTGAGATGTGCCAGCACGACCTGGATCAGCTTGTAGAGTGGAACAATCTGACGGCGCGGCACGACGGCGGGCGTTCTTCTACGTTAGAAGAGTATTTGAAGAAAAAAATGCAATATTTTATGCGGCCTTATTCGATTGAGATAGAGCGGCTTCTAGAGACGCTGGAGAAGGTGACAGGTTTCGGAGGATCTCTTGAAGCTTCCCTTTTTGATCGGATTGCGGACAGCCTATTTGCGATTAGGAGAGACGTTTACGTTATGCAGCCTGAGACTGCGCTGGAGCTGTGGAATACGTTATATCGTTCCTTTGTCAGCTTACATGAGAACGCAGCAGACTATATCGCCAGCCTGCAGACTGCTAGAGCGGAAGAGATGATGGTAACGGAAGCTTTTCTTGTATTTAAAGAGAAGCTAACCGAATATTTGCAGCAGTTTGTTCAGGCCTTGCAGCGCAGTTCCTACAGAATCGAAGGGAATTTGTTACGCATTAATGAGATGATCATGGAGCAGTTTCTGGAGCGGGTTGTTGAAGGGGAGTTAAGCAAACCTCGTCTGGAAGAGGGACCGAGTGAAGAGGAATTAATGGAGGAGCTTCAGCAAGGGTTTGCCAACATTCAACGTTGGTTTATTGGGGAGGGTAATGCGTATAGTGAGTTGACGTTGCTGGAGAGGGCGACGAAGGATGCAATTGCACGGATTGTACGCAGTGCGATACGCATACAGGAGCGTAAGCGCTCCGGTTTGAGTCGTAAAAAAGAGCTGGAACATCTTGCGCGCTGGTTTTCGGAATCTGGCTCGACAGAGGATGCCCATCGTTTAGCCGCGCATGCATTCGGTTTGTTTCCGACTCGTCACCTGCAAGGGGAGGATTTGCGGGAATCGGATCGGGCAGATATGTCCTCCTGGGAGGAGAAACCAATGATTCGTTTGCTCAGATCACGCAGCCGTAAGCGCGGTGAACGTCAGCATTCTGAGCCCGTTGTCAATAATGAGAAACGCAAGCAGCAAGAGCGGGAAGCGTTCAAGCTGCGACAGGCCGAGGAATGGCGAATGATTGAAAGGTTGCTGCGTAGAGGCCAGGTGCAGATGTCGGAGCTTGGCGTGCTGTCGAGCCAGGAGAGGATCCGGCTGCTGCAGTGGATTAGCCGTTGCATGACAGCAGGAACATCAAGGTCGTTCGTAACGCCTGAAGGCGTGCGAATAAGGTTGTCGAGACCAAGAGTTGCTGGTGATCGAACAATGCTGTATGCAGAAGATGGAGAATTGGAGTTAGAAAATTACGAGCTTCATTTTACGCTGACAGAAGCGTATGTTGAAGCAGCTGCCTCCGGAGAACTGAACTGA
- a CDS encoding TIGR02678 family protein yields the protein MATGALRRASKRRRNQEQTADRKRVSMHALLNRPWITKEEDPDIYFTIKDHYEELRGWFLDKAGFALIMTRTLAKLDKTPVKAFPWMGFAEFREKQDYIFFTYGLWYLEGKTEFDQFLLSDIVEEVREQMVSAGLDADWRNYYHRLSMTRVLKKLRALGVLHSVDGDETSWAQDAGKNVLYECSPSSRYVLRRFPRDLTECTRLEELEDPMPYADTQDGQSMRRRHRVYRRLLLEPVVADQAWDEEDLQYVLWQRRAIIDQLEKTFGWIGRRYREGLLFFHPELTSESELFPTLSAGSDLAMLLAGELRKQLSETGSKGVYTEDDGTIRVTKAEMETMLYRLQQKHKEYWSKELRESASQDLAELCMAHLAEWGLGQWEGESVFLVSPVLARWNAEYGNAEFD from the coding sequence ATGGCAACAGGAGCATTGCGAAGAGCAAGCAAACGGAGAAGAAACCAAGAGCAGACGGCAGATCGAAAAAGAGTTAGCATGCACGCTTTGTTGAATCGTCCTTGGATTACAAAGGAAGAAGATCCTGACATTTATTTTACGATAAAGGATCATTACGAGGAGCTTCGAGGCTGGTTCTTGGACAAAGCGGGATTTGCGCTTATTATGACGAGAACACTGGCCAAGCTGGACAAGACACCGGTTAAAGCGTTTCCATGGATGGGATTCGCTGAATTCAGGGAGAAGCAGGACTATATCTTCTTTACCTATGGCTTGTGGTACCTGGAGGGAAAGACGGAGTTCGATCAGTTTCTGCTGTCCGATATCGTGGAGGAAGTGCGAGAACAGATGGTGAGCGCCGGCCTCGACGCAGATTGGCGTAATTATTATCATCGATTGTCAATGACGCGGGTGCTTAAGAAGCTGAGGGCGCTAGGGGTGCTTCACAGTGTGGATGGAGACGAAACAAGCTGGGCTCAGGATGCAGGGAAGAATGTGCTCTATGAATGCTCGCCTTCATCCCGATATGTGCTGCGGCGGTTTCCTCGCGATTTGACGGAATGCACCAGGCTAGAGGAACTTGAGGATCCGATGCCTTATGCGGACACGCAGGACGGTCAGTCGATGCGCCGAAGACATCGGGTTTATCGCAGGCTGCTTCTGGAACCGGTCGTAGCGGATCAGGCTTGGGACGAAGAGGATTTGCAATATGTGCTCTGGCAGCGCAGGGCTATTATAGATCAACTTGAAAAAACATTTGGCTGGATTGGCAGGCGCTATCGGGAAGGGCTGCTGTTCTTCCATCCCGAGTTGACGAGTGAAAGTGAGTTATTTCCAACTTTGTCGGCAGGTTCGGACTTAGCTATGCTGTTAGCGGGAGAACTTCGCAAGCAACTATCCGAGACTGGGAGCAAAGGGGTGTATACGGAGGATGACGGTACGATCAGAGTGACAAAAGCCGAGATGGAGACGATGCTGTATCGACTTCAACAGAAGCATAAGGAGTATTGGAGTAAAGAGCTGCGAGAAAGCGCGTCGCAGGATCTGGCTGAGCTATGTATGGCCCATCTGGCTGAGTGGGGACTCGGGCAGTGGGAGGGGGAATCCGTGTTTCTTGTTTCTCCTGTATTAGCAAGATGGAATGCGGAATATGGAAATGCCGAGTTTGATTAA
- a CDS encoding TetM/TetW/TetO/TetS family tetracycline resistance ribosomal protection protein — translation MKTINIGILAHVDAGKTSLTERLLFETKVISEVGHVDKGNTQTDSMELERKRGITIKASVVSFYVNDLKINLIDTPGHADFIAEVERSLAVLDGVILVISGVEGVQAQTKTLMSVLKKLGMPTILFVNKIDRSGAQTDALIGSIKGKLEANVISLYEVEHIGTKQAMIVENRFDSANHQDFLEQCIELAALDNEHLLESYVNGEEVAKSHLKAALIKQTKEAKLYPIFWGSAATGMGVPELLAGVIEWFPANDPGQDAPLSGIVFKIEQELSGQKVAYVRVFSGTLRVRENVNVLRRMDGVEFETRTNKIKQLHVFVEGKTVLSSTVGSGDLGKVWGLQNVRIGDIVGEWSDHIQDVRFADPQMETRIEAVKKEQNHQLYDALANMSEEDPLIQVIKDEIHHEIYIRIFGEVQKEVIEATLQENHGLDVRFSETAIICIERPAGTGHAVEIMGTADNPFYATVGLKVEPGLPGSGVTYRLEAELGSLPLSFHKAIKDTVFAVLKQGLYGWEVADIVVTLTHTGYYSSISTAGDFRKLVPLVLMAALLQAGTDVYEPINSFELSVPAGSISQAMMRLSGLQAVLHEPVLRKDAFVVTGTLPVAATEPFKRSLYSFTEGEGIITVDPGGFAKMEANAPTRRRTDYNPLNRKEYLLHVLRAY, via the coding sequence ATGAAAACGATAAATATAGGAATTTTAGCGCACGTGGACGCTGGGAAGACGAGTTTGACTGAACGGTTATTGTTTGAAACGAAAGTGATCAGTGAGGTTGGCCATGTGGATAAAGGAAATACGCAGACCGATTCGATGGAGCTGGAACGAAAACGGGGGATTACAATCAAGGCGTCTGTCGTATCCTTCTACGTGAATGATTTGAAGATCAATCTGATCGATACTCCCGGACATGCAGACTTCATCGCCGAAGTGGAGCGGTCATTGGCTGTTCTTGATGGCGTTATTCTGGTCATCTCGGGAGTGGAAGGGGTTCAGGCCCAGACGAAAACGTTAATGTCGGTCTTGAAGAAGCTGGGCATGCCGACGATCCTTTTCGTGAACAAGATCGACCGCAGCGGCGCACAGACGGATGCCTTGATCGGGAGTATAAAGGGGAAACTGGAAGCGAATGTGATTTCTTTGTACGAAGTTGAGCATATCGGGACGAAACAAGCCATGATTGTTGAGAACCGCTTTGACAGTGCTAACCATCAAGATTTTTTGGAACAATGCATCGAACTCGCAGCGCTGGATAACGAGCATTTATTGGAGTCTTATGTCAATGGAGAAGAGGTAGCCAAGTCTCATTTGAAAGCGGCGCTGATCAAGCAAACTAAGGAAGCGAAGCTCTATCCCATCTTCTGGGGCTCCGCGGCGACGGGAATGGGCGTCCCGGAATTGCTCGCTGGCGTGATTGAATGGTTTCCGGCGAATGACCCAGGGCAGGATGCGCCTCTGTCCGGGATTGTTTTCAAAATTGAACAGGAGCTTTCGGGGCAAAAGGTCGCTTACGTTCGGGTTTTCTCCGGAACCTTGCGTGTGAGAGAGAATGTGAACGTGCTTCGGAGAATGGATGGCGTCGAATTTGAGACACGCACCAACAAAATTAAGCAGCTTCATGTATTCGTTGAAGGGAAAACCGTCCTCTCATCCACTGTAGGTTCTGGCGATCTGGGGAAAGTGTGGGGATTGCAAAACGTCCGGATCGGAGATATCGTGGGCGAATGGTCCGATCACATACAGGATGTCCGTTTCGCAGACCCACAGATGGAAACACGGATCGAGGCCGTCAAAAAGGAGCAGAATCACCAGTTGTACGATGCGCTCGCCAATATGTCCGAGGAAGATCCGCTAATCCAAGTGATCAAGGATGAAATCCACCATGAAATCTATATCCGTATTTTTGGGGAAGTGCAGAAGGAAGTTATCGAAGCAACGCTACAAGAAAATCACGGCTTGGATGTCCGCTTCTCGGAGACCGCAATAATCTGTATCGAGAGGCCGGCAGGAACGGGACATGCGGTAGAAATCATGGGAACGGCGGATAATCCCTTCTATGCAACGGTAGGATTGAAAGTCGAGCCAGGCTTACCCGGAAGCGGTGTGACCTATCGATTGGAGGCAGAGTTGGGGTCGCTGCCGCTGTCCTTTCATAAGGCGATCAAGGATACCGTTTTTGCCGTCTTGAAGCAGGGTCTCTATGGCTGGGAAGTCGCCGATATTGTCGTTACGCTTACTCATACAGGCTACTACAGTTCGATATCCACTGCAGGCGATTTCAGGAAGCTTGTTCCTCTTGTTCTGATGGCGGCTCTGCTCCAGGCGGGCACGGATGTTTATGAACCCATCAACAGCTTTGAGTTGAGCGTGCCTGCCGGCAGTATCAGTCAGGCAATGATGAGGCTGTCCGGGCTGCAGGCAGTGCTTCACGAACCCGTTCTGCGCAAGGATGCTTTTGTTGTGACGGGCACGCTTCCTGTGGCTGCAACCGAGCCATTCAAGAGAAGTCTGTATTCATTTACGGAGGGCGAAGGCATCATCACGGTTGATCCGGGCGGATTCGCGAAGATGGAGGCCAATGCGCCAACAAGGCGACGAACGGATTACAATCCGTTGAACCGGAAAGAATATTTGCTCCACGTTCTCCGTGCATATTAA
- a CDS encoding HTH-like domain-containing protein — MKVQDLGRILSDMYNKAPQGKQVAKIHLFGVKYADIIQRNNYSIKDIVAASGINISYATEVSKGVKLSEYVVPRD, encoded by the coding sequence ATGAAAGTTCAGGATTTAGGCAGAATTCTTAGCGACATGTACAATAAGGCACCTCAAGGAAAACAAGTCGCAAAAATCCATCTGTTCGGCGTAAAGTATGCGGATATCATACAAAGAAACAATTACAGCATAAAAGATATTGTAGCTGCTTCCGGTATTAACATTTCATATGCAACCGAGGTTAGTAAAGGTGTAAAATTGTCAGAATATGTAGTTCCAAGAGATTAA
- the rnr gene encoding ribonuclease R, whose protein sequence is MVTEQQLLDYMREQTYKPMTYQELDKQLGGGGNAESFRNFLIVLNELENEGKIVRNSSDRYGLPERMNLVRGRLQAHAKGFAFLIPEDKGHGDVYIGAHDLKSAMNGDTVLVRITSRSESGGRMEGEVVRIVERAVTQIVGTFDNHETYGFVVPDDKRINRDIFIPQGQFHGAVSGQKVVARIVSYPEGRSAAEGEIIEVLGHKDDPGIDILSIIRKHQLPEGFPDDVMAEAEAAPDSITEDEIVRQGRRDLRDKVIVTIDGEDAKDLDDAVNVERLENGNYVLGVHIADVGYYVKENSALDQEAHRRGCSVYLVDRVIPMLPHRLSNGICSLNPKVDRLTLSCEMEFDANTLKRVRHDVFTSVIKTKERMTYTNVRKIVADEDPEVMERYADLVPTFKLMEELATRLRAMRMKRGAIDFDFVESKVIVDAEGKAVDIIKRERSIAESIIEEFMLAANETVAEHFYWLKVPFLYRTHDNPDQEKLLHFVQFAANFGYTVKGKGGSVIHPRALQTLLEDVRGSKEQTVISTVMLRSMKQAKYDAESLGHFGLAAEFYSHFTSPIRRYPDLVIHRVMREVFENGGTLTEARQESLAARMPDIAQQSSERERVAVDAERDTEKLKKCEYMLDKVGEEFEGIISSVTSFGIFVELPNTVEGLIRLSELSDDYYHFHEQHMLLIGERTSKTFRIGDEVRIRVERVNMDEHTIDFGMLENHSADGVDRAREFGFGGGRSGAGRGARSGGGRDRGGAARSASGRGGAAARDGRGGSGAPGGAAAAAAREASASTGPRGRGKRRSGGAAAEQPGAAREQRGGGGERERSGRRRKGRGGEATGGAAALGAGQAPERRDGEHKRAWKPEDDYNLDRLLGNDPSSGGESGASGGEGKRKAVRTDMWGLPIYNAGSLKDTGEDPDTYRTSRSRGEGGGRGRGGDRGGLGGGGRGGSSRGGAPRSGGNGGGGAAGAGGEGTGSRRKKGTGGGAVQAGAGAGAEGAGNGGSRKPRKKKKNGNATAAFVRKKRS, encoded by the coding sequence ATGGTGACAGAGCAGCAGCTGCTGGATTATATGCGTGAGCAAACGTACAAGCCGATGACCTATCAAGAGCTTGATAAGCAGCTGGGCGGCGGGGGAAATGCGGAATCGTTCCGCAATTTCCTCATTGTGCTGAACGAGCTGGAGAACGAAGGGAAAATCGTGCGGAATTCCAGCGATCGCTACGGCCTGCCGGAGCGGATGAATTTGGTGCGCGGACGGCTGCAGGCGCACGCGAAAGGGTTTGCCTTCTTGATTCCGGAGGACAAGGGGCATGGCGACGTCTATATCGGAGCGCATGATCTGAAGAGCGCGATGAACGGCGATACGGTGCTGGTGCGCATTACGTCCCGCAGCGAGTCGGGCGGCCGCATGGAAGGCGAAGTCGTTCGGATCGTGGAGCGCGCGGTCACGCAAATCGTCGGCACCTTTGACAATCACGAGACGTACGGGTTCGTGGTCCCGGACGATAAACGGATTAATCGGGATATTTTTATCCCTCAAGGTCAATTCCATGGCGCAGTTTCGGGGCAAAAGGTTGTCGCGCGGATCGTATCTTACCCGGAGGGCCGGTCGGCCGCAGAGGGTGAGATCATTGAGGTGCTGGGGCATAAGGATGACCCGGGCATCGATATTTTGTCCATTATCCGGAAGCATCAGCTGCCGGAAGGCTTCCCTGACGATGTCATGGCGGAAGCGGAGGCGGCGCCGGACTCCATTACGGAAGACGAGATCGTCCGTCAAGGACGCCGTGATTTACGGGATAAAGTCATCGTGACCATCGACGGCGAGGACGCCAAGGATCTTGACGATGCGGTCAACGTGGAGCGGCTTGAGAACGGCAACTATGTGCTCGGCGTGCACATTGCGGATGTCGGCTATTACGTGAAGGAAAATTCGGCGCTTGATCAGGAAGCGCACCGCCGCGGCTGCAGCGTGTACTTGGTGGACCGCGTCATTCCGATGCTCCCGCACCGGCTGTCGAACGGCATTTGCTCATTGAATCCGAAGGTGGACCGGCTGACGCTCTCCTGCGAGATGGAGTTTGATGCAAACACGCTGAAACGCGTCCGGCACGATGTGTTTACGAGCGTCATCAAGACGAAAGAGCGGATGACGTATACGAACGTGCGCAAAATCGTCGCGGACGAGGACCCTGAGGTCATGGAGCGCTACGCCGATTTGGTGCCGACGTTCAAGCTCATGGAGGAGCTGGCGACGCGGCTTCGGGCGATGCGGATGAAGCGGGGCGCGATCGATTTTGATTTCGTGGAGTCCAAAGTGATCGTAGATGCCGAAGGCAAGGCCGTCGACATTATCAAACGCGAGCGTTCGATCGCGGAATCGATTATCGAGGAGTTCATGCTGGCGGCCAACGAGACGGTCGCCGAGCATTTCTATTGGCTGAAGGTGCCGTTCCTGTACCGGACGCACGACAATCCGGACCAGGAGAAGCTGCTGCACTTCGTGCAGTTTGCGGCGAACTTCGGGTATACGGTTAAAGGCAAAGGCGGCAGCGTGATTCATCCGCGCGCTTTGCAGACGCTGCTCGAGGACGTGCGCGGCTCCAAGGAGCAGACGGTTATTTCGACCGTCATGCTGCGCTCGATGAAGCAGGCGAAATACGACGCGGAGAGCCTTGGCCACTTCGGCCTTGCGGCTGAGTTCTACTCTCACTTTACGTCGCCGATCCGGCGGTACCCTGACTTGGTCATTCACCGCGTCATGCGCGAGGTGTTTGAGAACGGCGGCACGCTGACGGAGGCTAGGCAGGAGTCGCTTGCGGCTCGGATGCCGGACATCGCTCAGCAGTCATCGGAGCGGGAGCGCGTCGCGGTCGATGCGGAGCGCGACACGGAGAAGCTGAAAAAATGCGAGTACATGCTCGATAAAGTCGGCGAGGAATTCGAAGGCATTATTAGCAGCGTGACGAGCTTCGGCATCTTCGTGGAGCTTCCGAATACGGTCGAGGGGCTCATTCGGTTGAGCGAGCTCTCGGACGATTATTATCACTTCCACGAGCAGCACATGCTGCTCATCGGCGAGCGGACGTCGAAGACGTTCCGCATCGGCGATGAGGTGCGGATTCGCGTGGAACGCGTGAACATGGATGAGCATACCATCGATTTCGGTATGCTCGAGAATCATAGCGCGGACGGCGTGGATCGGGCGCGCGAGTTTGGGTTTGGCGGCGGCCGCAGCGGAGCCGGCCGCGGCGCGCGGAGCGGCGGGGGCCGCGATCGCGGCGGCGCTGCGCGCAGCGCAAGCGGGCGCGGAGGCGCAGCCGCGCGAGATGGCCGCGGCGGCAGCGGCGCGCCCGGAGGCGCAGCGGCGGCGGCGGCGCGCGAGGCGAGCGCGAGCACGGGGCCGCGCGGACGCGGCAAGCGGCGCAGCGGCGGGGCCGCGGCGGAGCAGCCGGGCGCGGCGCGGGAGCAGCGCGGCGGAGGCGGCGAGCGCGAGCGGAGCGGGCGCCGGCGCAAGGGCCGCGGCGGCGAAGCCACGGGCGGCGCGGCGGCGCTTGGCGCGGGCCAGGCACCGGAACGGCGCGATGGCGAGCATAAGCGGGCATGGAAGCCGGAGGATGATTATAATCTCGATCGGCTGCTCGGCAATGATCCCAGCAGCGGCGGAGAGTCCGGTGCATCGGGCGGCGAAGGCAAACGCAAAGCCGTTCGTACGGATATGTGGGGCTTACCGATCTACAATGCCGGCTCCTTGAAGGATACCGGCGAGGATCCGGATACGTACCGTACTTCGCGCAGCAGAGGCGAAGGGGGCGGACGTGGACGCGGCGGAGACCGCGGAGGACTCGGCGGCGGCGGACGCGGCGGCTCGAGCAGAGGCGGTGCCCCGCGCAGCGGTGGTAATGGCGGCGGTGGTGCAGCCGGTGCTGGCGGCGAAGGAACCGGCTCGCGCCGGAAGAAAGGCACTGGCGGCGGAGCCGTGCAAGCAGGAGCAGGAGCAGGAGCCGAAGGCGCGGGCAACGGTGGCAGCCGTAAGCCGCGCAAGAAGAAGAAAAACGGCAACGCGACGGCCGCTTTTGTCCGGAAGAAACGCTCGTAA
- a CDS encoding MFS transporter — MMNSVAGLANSIMFTTYALYYVNELGLNPFQLVLVGTFLELVVFLLEIPTGVLADTYSRRLSVIIAFFIMGFAYILEGEVVLISNGLLHGAVSLFALVVIAEMIRGVGETFLSGAQQAWIADEVGEERLGRLFIRSGQVQLTTSIVGIITSVVLYSIEPNLPYVTGGILYIGLAVYLVLAMKETNFRPVSRDNRNSWSRLRGSFTEGAFFVKQSPVLILILIVSLFSGASSEGFDRLWEAYFITDIGLPAVSGWNSAIWFGIIGICGMILSIFTNEVVVRKINLENRSVVRNLMLILASLKIICVILFGLATNLIWALACFWLLGMFNAVFNPLYAAWLNQHLESRTRATVLSFMSQANAIGQTAGGPIIGWSGVRYSIRVSIILSAFMLLPLVFVFQKLRRQHERRWTK; from the coding sequence ATGATGAACAGTGTCGCGGGGCTCGCGAACTCCATCATGTTCACAACGTACGCCTTATACTATGTTAACGAATTGGGATTGAATCCTTTCCAGCTTGTGTTGGTCGGAACATTTCTCGAGCTCGTTGTTTTCTTGCTTGAGATTCCTACAGGGGTACTTGCTGACACCTACAGCCGGCGACTATCGGTGATCATTGCATTTTTTATCATGGGATTTGCTTATATACTCGAAGGTGAAGTCGTTCTGATCTCGAATGGCTTGCTGCATGGAGCCGTCTCACTGTTCGCTTTAGTCGTTATAGCGGAAATGATCCGGGGAGTCGGTGAAACCTTCCTTAGTGGAGCACAGCAGGCATGGATCGCAGACGAGGTTGGTGAGGAGAGGCTAGGCCGACTATTCATTCGATCAGGTCAAGTACAGCTAACCACTTCAATTGTAGGAATTATCACCAGTGTTGTTTTGTATTCGATTGAGCCAAACCTACCTTATGTAACAGGTGGGATCCTATATATCGGGCTGGCTGTCTATCTGGTTCTGGCGATGAAAGAAACGAATTTTCGTCCAGTTTCCCGCGACAATCGAAATTCTTGGAGCCGGCTTCGGGGATCGTTCACGGAAGGTGCATTTTTCGTTAAACAGTCACCTGTACTGATTCTTATTCTGATCGTAAGTCTGTTTTCCGGAGCATCATCAGAAGGCTTCGATCGACTGTGGGAAGCATATTTCATTACGGATATCGGACTGCCTGCCGTAAGTGGCTGGAACAGCGCAATTTGGTTTGGTATTATCGGTATTTGCGGTATGATTCTGAGCATTTTCACCAACGAGGTCGTCGTTCGTAAAATAAATTTGGAGAACCGTTCCGTTGTCCGTAATTTGATGTTAATACTCGCGTCATTGAAAATCATTTGCGTTATATTGTTTGGACTTGCAACAAATCTCATTTGGGCGCTTGCATGCTTTTGGTTACTTGGCATGTTCAATGCCGTATTTAACCCGTTGTATGCGGCCTGGCTCAATCAGCACCTCGAATCACGCACACGTGCAACAGTACTGTCTTTCATGAGTCAAGCAAACGCAATCGGTCAAACGGCAGGAGGGCCGATCATTGGCTGGTCCGGCGTGCGCTATTCAATCCGAGTGTCCATTATTTTGTCAGCTTTTATGCTGCTCCCTCTGGTTTTCGTCTTTCAAAAGCTGCGCAGGCAGCATGAGAGGAGGTGGACAAAGTGA
- the smpB gene encoding SsrA-binding protein SmpB, with the protein MAKKSENKQLAQNKKASHDYFIEETYEAGMVLMGTEIKSLRMGRANISDAFATIRNGELFINNLHISPFEQGNRSNPTDPTRARKLLMHKSQIHKLLGQSKQEGYTIVPLKIYIRNGYAKLLIGLGKGKKQYDKRESAAKKDAQRDIQRALKERQKVAR; encoded by the coding sequence GTGGCGAAGAAGAGTGAAAACAAACAGCTCGCGCAGAATAAGAAGGCTTCCCATGACTATTTCATCGAGGAAACCTACGAAGCGGGCATGGTGCTGATGGGTACGGAAATCAAGTCGCTGCGGATGGGCAGAGCGAACATAAGCGATGCGTTTGCGACGATTCGCAATGGCGAGCTTTTCATCAACAACCTGCATATCAGTCCATTCGAGCAGGGCAACCGGAGCAATCCGACCGACCCGACGCGAGCGCGCAAGCTGCTCATGCACAAGTCGCAGATTCATAAGCTGCTTGGCCAATCCAAGCAAGAAGGTTATACGATCGTGCCATTGAAGATTTACATCCGCAACGGTTACGCGAAGCTGCTGATCGGCCTTGGCAAAGGCAAGAAGCAGTACGACAAGCGCGAGTCGGCGGCGAAGAAGGATGCGCAGCGCGATATCCAACGTGCGTTGAAAGAACGTCAGAAGGTCGCCAGATAG